A stretch of DNA from Granulicella pectinivorans:
CTGGGTGAATCTTCAAAGATTGCTCCTATGCGAGCTTCACCGTACGTACAGGATGTGAAAGGCCCATGTTCTCGTTCTTATATTGGACGCTAGTATCGAGAATTTAGCTGCATGCGATGCGGCCATTTTGCACCATTCAGTACATGTTTTCCCACACCTGCGAAACGCTCTCTGGAAGCTTTCGTCCGATATCGCCGATAAGCCTCGCTAACTTCCGAAGTCACAACGCATTGGCCGAGGAAACACCCTCGAGCCGCATTGGCCTCTCACGTGCAAGTACAGAATCAGACTCCATCGAATGAACACGAGGACTGCACAATTGGGCACTATGCCACAGCAACACTTTTCGGATGATCAGATGCCAGACGATATGCCGCCCCTGAAAATCGTATTCGGATCTACGCCGGAAATGGTATCCATTCGCCAAAAGCTTGAGTCCGTCGCGCCGACAGAAATTCCCGTTCTGATTCAGGGCGAGAGCGGCACGGGAAAGGAAGTGTGCGTGAGAATGATGCACGCGTTTCGTGGCAAGACGGGCGGCCAACTCGTCAAGGTCAGTTGTCCCGCAATCCCTCAATCTCTGCTCGAAACCGAACTCTTTGGGTACGAGAAGGGCGCATTTACTGGTGCGAACTCGACAAAGAGGGGCCGAGTAGAACAAGCCGATGGCGGAACACTCTTTCTGGATGAAGTTGGAAGCCTCGACGTGACCGTTCAATCCAAACTGCTCCAATTGCTGCAAGACGGTACATTTATGAGGGTAGGCGGCCACGATACAAGATCGATCAGGACGCGTCTCGTCACGGTCGCCAATGGGAATCTCCAGGACCAAGTGAGAGACGGCTCATTCCGTCTGGACTTTCTGTATCGCATCAACGCGATGACGATCGATATCCCTCCGTTACGTCGGCGCCTGGGTGACATTCCCGAAATCGTCGATTACCTCCTCGAGCAGCACGCGCACGCATTCCGCATCTCGCCTCCGCCGCTTTCCCGATCGGCGATGCGATGGATGCAGCAGTATCAGTGGCCAGGCAACATCCGGCAACTCGACAACCTGGTCCGCAGCTATGTCCTGCTTGGCGATGAGGAGAGACTAATCGCGGAGTTGAGTCATGAAGAAACCGACGAACGTGATCCGATCGCCAATCTCGATGTCAGTGAACCGATCTCACTGAAACAAGTCACAAGGCGCGCTACGCACAATCTAGAGCGCCAGATCATCATGCGGGTCTTGCGGGCAAACAGTTGGAACCGTCAGAAAACCGCCAAATGGCTAAAGATCAGCTATCGATCTCTCTTATACAAGCTCAACGACAAGGGTTCTGAACAAGACGCCGACAAGAAAGCGCCATCGCCGGTCACGGTCTCCAAGGTGCCATCCCGCTCCGGTACTCCCACTGCCGGCCCTAGGCTTCTATAACCTTGCGGATGGGCTATTGAAGTGCCTCTTCAACAGCCCATCCGCGGTGCGAGTTAGCAAAGCACGATCTTGGTAGAGGCAATCCCCTTCGTCGCGTTACGCGTATCCACCACCAGCTTGGATTCGTTCACGATCTGCTGATAATCGTAGTCTGAGTGATCTGTCACGATCAGTACGCAGTCGTATTGCGACAGGTTGTCCAGCGGCGTAGAGGTCATGTTCAGGTTGTAATGGCGGCCACGACCCACGGTGGGATGGTAGGGATCGTTGTAAAGAACCTCCGCTCCCTCAGCACGAAGCAACTCGATGATGGTCAGCGACGGAGACTCCCGCAGATCATCGATATTGCGCTTATAGGACATGCCAAGCATGAGGATCTTGGAGCCGTTCAGGGCCTTCTTTTCCCTGTTCAGTGCTTTCGCAACCTGCTGCGTTACGAACTCAGGCATCCCCTCATTCACCTCGCCGGCCAGCTCGATGAACCTCGTATTGAAGTCGTACTCCTTCGCCTTCCAGCTAAGGTAAAACGGATCGATTGGAATGCAGTGTCCCCCAAGCCCCGGTCCTGGATAGAAGGGATGAAAGCCGAAAGGCTTCGTGGATGCTGCGTCGATGACCTCCCAGATGTTGACATCCATCCTCAGACTCAAAACCTTCAGCTCGTTGACCAGCGCAATGTTGACGCAACGATAGATGTTCTCCAGCAACTTGGTCATCTCGGCAACTCGCGTTGTCGAGACACGCACAGCCTTCTCGAAGATCCCCTCATACAAGGTAGCGGCCATGTGAGTCGCAATAGGATCATGACCGCCCACCACCTTGGGAATGTCACGTCGAGCAACGGTCGTGTTCCCCGGATCTTCCCGCTCCGGAGAGAACGCAACATAGAACACACCTTCCCCGGTGGCAGCTGCGACGTTTGTTTGCGCGCGCAGGCCATGCGGATTACCTGACTCTAGCAATGGGATCAGCACATCCTCCGTCGTACCGGGATAAGTTGTGCTCTCAAGCACAACCAGCTGCCCTTCCCGGATCCAGGTGGCAGTGGCACGCGCGGTGTTCTCGATATAGCTCAGATCCGGTTCGCGATGACTGGTGAGCGGTGTCGGAACACACATCAAAATGGCGTCCTGCTCCGCAAGTCGCGAAAAGTCAGAGGTCGCACGAAGACCTTGCGCTCGTGCGGCTTGAATCTCTTCTTCGGGGATGCGAAAGATGTAAGAACGGCCCGCCTCAAGATCGCCGATCTTCTTCTCGTCGATATCGAATCCTGTGACTTGAAAGCCTGCTTCGGCCAGCAGCAGGGTAAGCGGAAGCCCCACATAACCGAGGCCTATGACACCGATTCTGGCTGTCCGCGCCTGAAGGCGTCCCAAGCGTTCAGCCGCACTTGAAGACAAAGAGGATGCGTCAAAAAAAATCGTGTTGTCCAGGCTCATCGAACTCCTTCATACGCTTGCATCACGTGCTGTGCTTCCTTCATATCGTTCATGCGGCCCAGATCGAAAGCCGGTGTTTCGACGGACGTCATTTCGTGCTCGATGGCAGAGCGAGACTCTGCAAGATACCAACGCACCGTCTCTTCAAGCCCAGCCCTGAAATCAGTCTTGGGTCGATACCCGAGCTCGATGCGGCCTCGCTCGATATTCGCCAGCGAATGCTGTACATCTCCCACGCGCGCGGGTCCATACTTCGCATTGTCTTTGAACTCCAGTAGCTCTGCGAGGGCGCAGTATAGATCGTTCAACGTGTGGCTGCAGCCCGTACCCACGTTGAACACCCGGCCAGTCGCGTACTGCTTCGGAGCGTCACACGCGAGGAGATTCGCACGCACAGCGTTGTCGACAAACGTGAAATCCCGGCTGGTAAGCCCATCGCCGTTGATCATGGGCGTATCGCCGGCCATCATCTTGTAGATAAATTGAGCGATGACACCTGAATACGGAGAGTCCGCGGCTTGGCGCGGCCCATAGATATTGAAGTAGCGCAGGCAGATAGCTTCCATGCCGTAGACCTTGCAGAAAGACTGCATGTAGTACTCGCCTGCAAGCTTCTGTGCAGCGTAAGGTGAAAGTGGATTTGGGCTCATCTCCTCTTGTTTCGGCTGGACGGGCTGATCTCCATACGCCGACGATGACGCAGCATACACAATGCGTTTCACCTTGGCGTCACGTGCCGCGAGAAGAACATTCAAGGTTCCGTTGATGTTGGACTCGTGCGAGGCAAGAGGATCTTTTACAGAACGTGGCACAGATGCCAGAGCTGCCTGATGAAGAACATAATCCACTCCAATGCAAGCCGCATGTAAAGCGTTGATATCCTGAATGTCGGCCTGATGGAAAGTAATCGACGAGGCAATATCCGCGATGTTTGCCAGGCGTCCGGTCGACAGGTTGTCGATCCCGCAAACCTGATGACCCTGGTTGACAAGAGCATGCGCAAGGGTAGAGCCAATAAATCCGGCGATGCCGGTAATGAGATAGCGTGCCATGCAGTTCCTCGTATGACTAAAAGCGGTTGAACTTGCGGTTGGTTTTGTTGGCAAAACAGAAGGATGCAGATGTCAGGTCACTGTGCGCCCCGTCGTCGTACGATCGTCTTGATCGTCTCGAACATGATCAGCAGATCGAGGCCCAGCGACATGTGCTTTAGGTAGTAGAGGTCGTGTTGAAGCTTTTCCTTTGTCTCTTCCAGCGTTGCGCCGTATCCGTAACGCACCTGGGCCCAGCCTGTAAGACCAGGTCGAATCAAGTGCCGCAAGTAGTAGAACGGAAGCTGCTCTTCGAGCCACGGCACAAACTCAGGACGTTCCGGCCGAGGCCCGACAAAGTTCATGTCGCCTCGAACTACGTTCCATAACTGTGGAATCTCGTCAAGGCGAGTCTTCCGCATGAACATGCCAAAGCGTGTTACCCGGGGGTCATTCTTCGTCGCCCATTTCGCCCCACAAGACTCCGCATCCGTAAACATCGAACGAAACTTGATTACCTGGAATGTCTTCCCGCCAATACCAATGCGAGTCTGTCGAAAGAAGAGTGGTCCTCCCGACGTGCATTTCACAAGAAGCGCAACGATGGGAAACACAGGAAGAAAAAGAAGAAGCCCCACGGAAGCGGCAACGGTCGAAACGATGTTGCGCATCATCTGCTGCGAGGCGCGAATGCGAAAGCCTTCGCTATAAAGGAAGTTGCTCGGACGCAATCCATCCAACTGGATCTTGCCGGATAGCTTCTCGTTGAGTTCGCCGACACCTTCCACGGCGATCCCCTGAAAGCGAAGCATGAGAAGCTCCTGCACTGGGAGCTCACCGCGCCCATCCTCAACCGCAACGATGATGCGCTGCAAAGCGTGCTTCCCTTTTGAAAGCCGGTCCAGATCCTGGATCCAGGTTTCCTTGCGCTCTTCTTTATTCAGTTCTGCACCAGACCAGCCGACCACTTCCATCCCAATATCGGAGCGTGAACGGATGGTCGCGACGATGTTGTGAGCCTGTTCTCCTGCGCCGAGCACGTACACTCGTTCCCGAAACTGGCGATGACTGAGAAGCCAGTCGTAGGCGTTGCGCCAAACAATCAGCACTGGAGTCAGAAGCGCGAATCCAAGTGCATACACCCACTGTGAAATCATCACAGCCGGATAGAGAAAGATCACGAGCGCCAAAATGAAGCAGTCGAAACCGAGAACAAGCAGGATGCGGAAATAGATCTCGGTACGTCCCGATACGATCTGAGGTTCATACAGATCGAAGTAGTACGACAGGATGAGGCTGAGCGCGGTGATGCTCGCGATCTTGGCTCCCCCCGACTCATACATAATCGCGATGTACGTGTCGGGTCCGAGCAACGCAAGCGTCGCAATAAGGAAGCATCCAGCCACGAGGAACGCTTCGCAGACGAAAAGGCTCACCGTTCGTTTTGGGTAATACACGTTCAGGAAACGGAACATCGTGTGGAGTCACTCCCGTTAGGTCGTCTGCTTGCCCGGCGCGTCGTAGCCGTAATAGCCGCCGCTCACCGGAGGGTCGGAGACTGCGTTCAAGACAATACCCAACACGTTGCTGGCCTTGAGTTGAGAGAGCGCTCGCTGTGCCGTTTCAAACTTCGTCACACCGCCACGCGCGACGAGCAGGACACCATCGCAGGCGTGTGCGAGATTGACTCCATCTGCAATGACATTCACCGGTGAAGAATCGACGATGATCCAGTCGAAGAAGGCAGACGCCTTCACGATCAGTTCTTTGAAGCGGTTATTACTCGAAAGGTCCGCCGCATTGTCTGCATCTCCACCGCCCGCTATGAACGTCAGCGAAGACAACGCGGAAGGCATACCGTCGCTCGCGTGGGCTCTTTGCATGACATCGAACATGGATGCGTTGCCGGAGAGATAGTCTGTCAAACCAGGCTCGCAGGGTGCCCCGAGAAGTTTGTGGAGCGAACTCCGTCGCATGTCTCCGTCGATCAACAGAACGCGATTCTGTTTTCTGCGCGCCAGAGAGATGGCAAGGTTTGCTGAGACGAAACTTTTACCCTCACCGGGCAGGCCACTACTCACCAAAACAGTCTTCAGCACACCAAGATCACGAAACTCTTGAACGCGAGAGCGCAAGGTGCGAAATTGCTCTACGGAGGCACCGCGCTCTCCAAGAGCCGGAAGCTGGTGAAGAAGAGGCTTCCAACGTTTGACCGCGATCTTCGCAGGATCAGAAGGCAAACCGTTCAGAACAGAAGATGCAACCACATCCACATCAGGCCAGCCGGGTCCCGCCGACAGCTCGGCATAGTCTCTCTCTCGAACTGGTAGCGGGACAGTTGTCGCTTGCGAAACTTCATCCTTCGTTGTCAGGCGCTCAATCTCAGCGCGCAGCAGTGCTTCATAGATTTTGCTCATAGGTCTCGTCTCTCGCCTTCAGTCCAGGTGGAGAGGCGTTTTGCGTTGATATTGGAAGAGAGCGGCGAATGGTCGTGAGTCAAAGGATCGCCATCGCCTTGATCGAAAGCGCTCAGACAGGGTGATGTCGTGAGCTCAAGATCCAGATCCTGAATGACAGCCCCGACCAGGGCCGCGGGGATGCGCAGCAACTCCTCGACATACGCGAGAATCATCGAGTGTTCACAGATCAGGTTGATTACTCTGGGGATTCCGGCACTCGCACGGTGGATCAACGTGGCCGCGTCCTCTGTGAATACAGGCTGGACAGCCCCTGCAATCTTCAACCTTTCTTCGATATAGGAAACCGTCTGCTGGTGGGTAAGCGCCTGCGTACGGCACCACAGTGCAACCCTCTGCCTTAGCTGGCGAAGATCATCCTGCTTGAGCTTTTCCTCGAGCTCGGGTTGTCCCGAAATAACGATCTGCAGCAGTTTCTCCGATGAGGTTTCCAGGTTCGTCAGCAGGCGAATCTCCTCCATCAGATCGCACGAAAGATTCTGAGCCTCGTCAACAACCACGACGCAGGTCTGACCGTGCCAGAATCGCTCGATCAGCCAGCGATTGAGTTGAATCAGCATGCCTGACTTCGTTCGTGCCGTCGGTGATAGACCAAAATCACAGAGAACAAACTCCAGGAAATCGATGAAGTCCATTCGTGGGTTGAACACGAAGGACGTTAAGACCAGTTCCGGGTTGAACGAGTTGAGAACATGCCGCAACAGTGTCGTCTTGCCGGTGCCGACCTCACCCGTAAGAACGATGAAGCCTTTCCGCGTGGTGATACCGTACTCCAGCGCAGCCAATGCTTCGCGCGTATGCGGCATCATGTGGAGAAAGCGCGGATCGGGGCTCCCACTGAAGGGGTTGCTCTCAATCCCAAAGAATCTCTTGTACATCGCTATCCCCCCACCGGCGTGGCAGAAGGTTTTGAAAGCCTCCGGCTGAAGGATCGCCGGAGCAACGCGAAGCGTCCCTGAGGCGCGACATCTGAAATGACATCAGAAAATGCGATGACACCGAGAGTAGGTAGCTTTGTGAAGGCCCACACATCGCGCTCGTTACGCAGCGAGGTATCGCTGTACTCGAACAAACCCACCGTCAAAAGTCCCAGGGCAAGTCCCCCGACCAGACCACCCATTACAAACACGCTGCGCTTGGGAGAGAATGGTGCATCGGGAAGATTCGGCTCATCCATCACTCGAAACTGCTCGCCCTGCTGGCGTTTTTCAAGGTCAGTTGCCATTTTCGACTGGTTCATCTTGGTCAGCAGATCGTCATAGAACGTCTGCGCCGTCTGATAGTCCCGAGTCAGTTCCTTGTATTCCTGCTCCACAAGCGGACTGGACTGAATGCGGCTCTGATACATCCCGATCTGCGATTGAATCTGCGCCTGATCCTTCCGTTTCGCCTGGATGCCAATTTCCGCCGAATGGATCTGCGCCCGCAACTGTTGCACAGCCATTGAGTCGTTCCTGTTCGGGAATGCGACACTGACCTGAGCCCCCGTGACCGTCGGCGTGCGCGCAATCTCACGGCGAAGATCAGCGACCTTACGCTTCACCGCGATCACGTCGGGATAGTCGGCGGTATAGTGGCTCGTGAGATCAGCTTCCTGCGAGAGCAAACTCTGCAACTCAAGTTCGCGTGTCTGCCGTGTCCCGGGCTGGCTTAGACCAGCAGTGCTCGAAGACTGAAAGCTCTGTGACTGTTGAGCCAGCATAGCCTCTTCGTATGCTTTGTCCTGCTCCATGCGCGACAGTGCCTGAGTCGCTGCGTCCAACTGCGTGTTTAGACTGGTCAGCATGTTGACGTTAGGTTGCTCTTCACCCGGCAGTCGTCCGATGTACTGCCGCTGAAAGTTGGCGAGCTTCGCATCATGTTCATCGAGGTTGCGCTTCGCATCGGCCAGTTGGCTCTTCAAAAAGTCAGTCGTGCCTTGAGCGGATGCCTCGCGTGAGCGTAGATTCTCGCCAAGAAAGAGCGACGTAATATCACCACAGACCAATTGTGCGGTGTGGGCATCGCCAGCTTTGAAGGAGACAAAGAAGCCCGGAAGTCCGGAAGAGTGCGCAATCTCTGAGGCGATTGGCTTGATCTCGATGCTGCGTCGCGCGAGGTCGATGCGATCGTCCATCGACATCGACTTGCCAGAGTAGAGGTTGTATCTCTCAATGATGGGCTGGATGCTTGAGCGGCTTAGAATCTGCTCTTTCATCGAGGCCAGGCGGCTGTCCAGATCAGACGAGATGACCGGCTTGACATAGTTGTCCGGAACCTTCTGCCCTTCAATGATGACGAGCGTCTGCGAGAGGTACTGAGGAGCAACAAGAAACGTTGCAGCGAAGGCAATAATGGGAAGAATGATCACAGGAATCAGGATCATCCAACCTCGGCGTTTCAGAATTGAGACGTAGTCTTCCAACGTCAGTGTGCGGTGACCCAGCATGGTGCTCCTTTGCTAACGTCCTAGACGGATCTGGCCTGGGGAGTACGTCACCCCGAAGCCAAACGTCTGGGAAAGTCCGCTGAACGCGTTCGATGATGAAGCAACGATGCCCTGCGTCGTTTGCCGTTGGATCGTGTAGCTGCCGAAGGCAGAGAAGCTGCGGCTCAACTGACGAGAGAGCTGTCCGCTTGCGACGACGGCGTCAATCGAAAAGGGTGTGGTCGTTACGTTGGCAAGGCTGCTCGAGTGGGCGTAGCTCACGCTGCCCGCTGCGCCCCAGGCCCGATTGAGCATCCGCCGTGCACTGAATCCGATCGAATCGGACAGTGCACCCGGAACAACCCCGGAACCGTTATTCGTGCCTCGTGTGTACCCGAGGGACATGCTTGTTTTTTCACGGACGTAGCTGAAAAATAGCGAGCCTGCCACGGACAGCGACGTGGAGCTGAATGTCGTGCCTGCGTTCCATTGCGGTCCAATGGACGCATCCATGATGAGGCGCGGCGTAAAGCTCCGCACATATTCAAAACTCAGACCGTTGGTATTGAAGGTGTACGGTTCATCGACATACGTGAAGCGGGAATAGCTGTAATTTGCAGCTACGGTGTTGCGAGCGTTGATGCGATGGTTGAGGCCGCCCGAGCCGGTTACCTGGTTGCTGTTCAGTGCAAAGACGGAATCGGTCAGGAAGCGCTGAATCCCATACGAACCCGTGCCTTCGATGGAGGTGCTGCCGGTGAGGTTCCGTGTCGCCGTTGCACTCGCGAAATTGCTGACGCGGTTCGCATAGTTCGTAAGAATGCCCGATCCGAAGCCCTGACCGACCTGCACGGGGTCGATCGCGAGATCGCCGAGCCCGGGGATACCTGAAAGGCCCACAGTGGGGCTCTGCGGAAGATAGCTGACCGTATCTCCAACAATGAAGTTCCACTTCTTCTGCTTCAAGACCTGCGACAGCGAAAGATTCTGGAATGTCGTGGAGGGTTGATAGCCCGATGTACTGCCGAGAAAGCCTCCCGAATAGACGGCACTGAAGGGATGCGTCTCGCTGCGCGACAAATACGCAACATCACCGGAGATGTTGGTAGAGGTCGCGGTGCCGTCGCCGCCGTTATATCCGGTCGTTACCGTCTCCGAAGCGCTCACAGCATAGGTCAGATTGCCTCTCAAGTCAGGCACATCGAAGCCCTGGTAGGGCGCAGGTGCCGTGGCTGCGGGAACAGCCTGGGCGCGGACCACGGGAACCCCCAGGAGGACGACAGTTGAGCCGCAAAAGAAGATGTGGCAAAGCAGGGTTTTCTTCGTCATTAGGGCACCACGATGGTGTCGCCTGCGGCAAGCGAGACCCCTTGTTGATTTCCATCCCGGATCGCCTTCTTGTAGTCGAAGGGAATCTTCTGCTGCTTGCCCGGCTCTCCGTGGAGAATGTAGATCTTCTTCCCGTTCGCATAGGGGGTAAGGCCACCCGCCGTCGAAAGAACCTGCAGCGGGCTCATGCCCGTAAGGAAAGTGACCGGGCCTACATGCTGCACTTCGCCCAGCACGTAGACCTGTTTGACGTGCACAGAGAGCACCGTCACCGTCACGTTCGGCTGGTTGATGTACTTCTTCAACCGCGCGCTAATGTCCGTACTAAGCGTCATCGGAGTGAAGCCGGCAGCTGGAAGGTCACCGATCAACGCAAGCGAGATCATCCCGTCCGGGCGCACCGGGAACGAGCTGGATAGACTCGGCTCTTTCCATACAGCCACCTGGATCGTGTCGCCTGCAGCAATGACATATTGTGATGAATTCGGTGCCGTATCCGAAACATTCGCCATCGCGGATGTCTGCACTTCGGGAACGGCAGATGGAGCCTGCGAGGGAGGCACAGGCAGGGAGATTGCCGGCCTTGTACCAGTCTGTTGCGCGGACCCCGCAGCCGAGAGAACCACAATGGCCCCCAAGATGCTACCAAGAGTCTTTATGGGGCGCCTGAACTGCATGGACGGACATACATCGAAGAAGATCATTGAGCTGGATCTATGCACGGCAACAGCCAAACCGCAAAAAGCTGCGTTGTTACATGGAAATTCCTTTCCGCTCCCCTCCTACGTCGATTTTCGGCTGGGGGAAGATCTCCGGATTGGGAAAAAAAATGCCCACTGTGCGCAAACAGTTCGCTATCCCTCTCTGGTTGTCTCGTCCCAGCCAACATCGACAAACGGCGTAGTCAGAGAAAGGAGCGGCGCATGGTAAAGGAAGCTGAGATCCCAATTGCCAATATCCGCCGCGGCTCATCGGTCCCGAAGTGCCAAGTCCACACCTGGGTTATGGGCGTGTTGATCCTGGCCCTGGTGTTCAGTCTCTATCTGGATATCGGCATCAAGCTTGTATCGGACTGGTTTGAGCTTCCCGACTTCTCCCATGGATTCCTCATCCCGTTCTTCGTCGCCTTTCTCGTTTGGGATCAACGCCGCATCCTCTTCGCGGAAGCTACTTCGCCAAGCTGGTGGGGACTGACGCTGGTGGCCGCTGGCGTTGTCACCCTGCTTACGGGCGTCTTCGGTGCGGACCTCTTCCTGTCGAGAATCTCCTTCATCCTTCTCTGCGCCGGGCTCATCTGGACCCTCGCCGGTCGCCGTGCGCTTGGCAAGACCAAATTCATTCTTTTCGTCCTTCTGCTCGCAATTCCCTTGCCTACGCTCCTCTTCAACCAGATCACCTTCCCTCTGCAACTTTTTGCGTCGCGGCTTGCCAGCGCCGCGCTCCCTCTCGCTGGTGTTCCAGTCCTCCGCGATGGCAATGTCATCCAGTTGCCCGCCATGCAGCTTGAGGTCGCGGAGGCCTGTAGCGGTATACGGTCGCTGCTGAGCCTGTTCACGGTAGCCGTGATCTACGGATATTTTCTAGAGCCGACCCGGTGGCGTCGTCTTGCACTCGCTCTCGCAGCGGTGCCGATCGCAGTTGCCGCAAACGCGTTGCGCATCGTAGGAACCGGCCTTTGCGTTCAATATTGGAATCCCGATAAGGCCATCGGATTCTTTCATGAATTCTCGGGCTGGCTCATGTTCGTTATCTCGCTCTGCTGTCTCTTCTTCATCCACAGTGCCATGCGGCTGATCGCGCGAAAGGCGGTCTCCGTATGAAACAGTCTGCCCGCTTGTTCGCGATTCTGATCCTACTGCTCCTGGCTCGCGGTCTTATCTTTGTGCGCGG
This window harbors:
- a CDS encoding exosortase/archaeosortase family protein, with the protein product MVKEAEIPIANIRRGSSVPKCQVHTWVMGVLILALVFSLYLDIGIKLVSDWFELPDFSHGFLIPFFVAFLVWDQRRILFAEATSPSWWGLTLVAAGVVTLLTGVFGADLFLSRISFILLCAGLIWTLAGRRALGKTKFILFVLLLAIPLPTLLFNQITFPLQLFASRLASAALPLAGVPVLRDGNVIQLPAMQLEVAEACSGIRSLLSLFTVAVIYGYFLEPTRWRRLALALAAVPIAVAANALRIVGTGLCVQYWNPDKAIGFFHEFSGWLMFVISLCCLFFIHSAMRLIARKAVSV
- a CDS encoding GumC family protein, translating into MLGHRTLTLEDYVSILKRRGWMILIPVIILPIIAFAATFLVAPQYLSQTLVIIEGQKVPDNYVKPVISSDLDSRLASMKEQILSRSSIQPIIERYNLYSGKSMSMDDRIDLARRSIEIKPIASEIAHSSGLPGFFVSFKAGDAHTAQLVCGDITSLFLGENLRSREASAQGTTDFLKSQLADAKRNLDEHDAKLANFQRQYIGRLPGEEQPNVNMLTSLNTQLDAATQALSRMEQDKAYEEAMLAQQSQSFQSSSTAGLSQPGTRQTRELELQSLLSQEADLTSHYTADYPDVIAVKRKVADLRREIARTPTVTGAQVSVAFPNRNDSMAVQQLRAQIHSAEIGIQAKRKDQAQIQSQIGMYQSRIQSSPLVEQEYKELTRDYQTAQTFYDDLLTKMNQSKMATDLEKRQQGEQFRVMDEPNLPDAPFSPKRSVFVMGGLVGGLALGLLTVGLFEYSDTSLRNERDVWAFTKLPTLGVIAFSDVISDVAPQGRFALLRRSFSRRLSKPSATPVGG
- a CDS encoding sugar transferase; this translates as MFRFLNVYYPKRTVSLFVCEAFLVAGCFLIATLALLGPDTYIAIMYESGGAKIASITALSLILSYYFDLYEPQIVSGRTEIYFRILLVLGFDCFILALVIFLYPAVMISQWVYALGFALLTPVLIVWRNAYDWLLSHRQFRERVYVLGAGEQAHNIVATIRSRSDIGMEVVGWSGAELNKEERKETWIQDLDRLSKGKHALQRIIVAVEDGRGELPVQELLMLRFQGIAVEGVGELNEKLSGKIQLDGLRPSNFLYSEGFRIRASQQMMRNIVSTVAASVGLLLFLPVFPIVALLVKCTSGGPLFFRQTRIGIGGKTFQVIKFRSMFTDAESCGAKWATKNDPRVTRFGMFMRKTRLDEIPQLWNVVRGDMNFVGPRPERPEFVPWLEEQLPFYYLRHLIRPGLTGWAQVRYGYGATLEETKEKLQHDLYYLKHMSLGLDLLIMFETIKTIVRRRGAQ
- a CDS encoding nucleotide sugar dehydrogenase, with amino-acid sequence MSLDNTIFFDASSLSSSAAERLGRLQARTARIGVIGLGYVGLPLTLLLAEAGFQVTGFDIDEKKIGDLEAGRSYIFRIPEEEIQAARAQGLRATSDFSRLAEQDAILMCVPTPLTSHREPDLSYIENTARATATWIREGQLVVLESTTYPGTTEDVLIPLLESGNPHGLRAQTNVAAATGEGVFYVAFSPEREDPGNTTVARRDIPKVVGGHDPIATHMAATLYEGIFEKAVRVSTTRVAEMTKLLENIYRCVNIALVNELKVLSLRMDVNIWEVIDAASTKPFGFHPFYPGPGLGGHCIPIDPFYLSWKAKEYDFNTRFIELAGEVNEGMPEFVTQQVAKALNREKKALNGSKILMLGMSYKRNIDDLRESPSLTIIELLRAEGAEVLYNDPYHPTVGRGRHYNLNMTSTPLDNLSQYDCVLIVTDHSDYDYQQIVNESKLVVDTRNATKGIASTKIVLC
- a CDS encoding CpsD/CapB family tyrosine-protein kinase, producing MSKIYEALLRAEIERLTTKDEVSQATTVPLPVRERDYAELSAGPGWPDVDVVASSVLNGLPSDPAKIAVKRWKPLLHQLPALGERGASVEQFRTLRSRVQEFRDLGVLKTVLVSSGLPGEGKSFVSANLAISLARRKQNRVLLIDGDMRRSSLHKLLGAPCEPGLTDYLSGNASMFDVMQRAHASDGMPSALSSLTFIAGGGDADNAADLSSNNRFKELIVKASAFFDWIIVDSSPVNVIADGVNLAHACDGVLLVARGGVTKFETAQRALSQLKASNVLGIVLNAVSDPPVSGGYYGYDAPGKQTT
- a CDS encoding polysaccharide biosynthesis/export family protein, with amino-acid sequence MANVSDTAPNSSQYVIAAGDTIQVAVWKEPSLSSSFPVRPDGMISLALIGDLPAAGFTPMTLSTDISARLKKYINQPNVTVTVLSVHVKQVYVLGEVQHVGPVTFLTGMSPLQVLSTAGGLTPYANGKKIYILHGEPGKQQKIPFDYKKAIRDGNQQGVSLAAGDTIVVP
- a CDS encoding SDR family oxidoreductase; translation: MARYLITGIAGFIGSTLAHALVNQGHQVCGIDNLSTGRLANIADIASSITFHQADIQDINALHAACIGVDYVLHQAALASVPRSVKDPLASHESNINGTLNVLLAARDAKVKRIVYAASSSAYGDQPVQPKQEEMSPNPLSPYAAQKLAGEYYMQSFCKVYGMEAICLRYFNIYGPRQAADSPYSGVIAQFIYKMMAGDTPMINGDGLTSRDFTFVDNAVRANLLACDAPKQYATGRVFNVGTGCSHTLNDLYCALAELLEFKDNAKYGPARVGDVQHSLANIERGRIELGYRPKTDFRAGLEETVRWYLAESRSAIEHEMTSVETPAFDLGRMNDMKEAQHVMQAYEGVR
- a CDS encoding sigma 54-interacting transcriptional regulator, with the protein product MPDDMPPLKIVFGSTPEMVSIRQKLESVAPTEIPVLIQGESGTGKEVCVRMMHAFRGKTGGQLVKVSCPAIPQSLLETELFGYEKGAFTGANSTKRGRVEQADGGTLFLDEVGSLDVTVQSKLLQLLQDGTFMRVGGHDTRSIRTRLVTVANGNLQDQVRDGSFRLDFLYRINAMTIDIPPLRRRLGDIPEIVDYLLEQHAHAFRISPPPLSRSAMRWMQQYQWPGNIRQLDNLVRSYVLLGDEERLIAELSHEETDERDPIANLDVSEPISLKQVTRRATHNLERQIIMRVLRANSWNRQKTAKWLKISYRSLLYKLNDKGSEQDADKKAPSPVTVSKVPSRSGTPTAGPRLL
- a CDS encoding ExeA family protein; the protein is MYKRFFGIESNPFSGSPDPRFLHMMPHTREALAALEYGITTRKGFIVLTGEVGTGKTTLLRHVLNSFNPELVLTSFVFNPRMDFIDFLEFVLCDFGLSPTARTKSGMLIQLNRWLIERFWHGQTCVVVVDEAQNLSCDLMEEIRLLTNLETSSEKLLQIVISGQPELEEKLKQDDLRQLRQRVALWCRTQALTHQQTVSYIEERLKIAGAVQPVFTEDAATLIHRASAGIPRVINLICEHSMILAYVEELLRIPAALVGAVIQDLDLELTTSPCLSAFDQGDGDPLTHDHSPLSSNINAKRLSTWTEGERRDL